One Sebastes umbrosus isolate fSebUmb1 chromosome 6, fSebUmb1.pri, whole genome shotgun sequence DNA window includes the following coding sequences:
- the LOC119489602 gene encoding tumor protein p53-inducible nuclear protein 2 isoform X3, translating into MFQRLSNLLFGEVEEVAAELKGPNPCVTEADEEGWMLVNLPEGATAEASPMEDLLIEHPSMSVYVSPSNFSMVSNNNLSLVGEESIVGLASSVSRVAEPAAAAATRSTMPTRVTRGAAAQAGALAKVTQVARVQRSKARIERRHLGRNRIQRQNRTREQVPRHANHARNTFLHQPTKRNICH; encoded by the exons ATGTTTCAGCGTCTGAGCAACCTTTTGTTTGGGGAGGTAGAAGAGGTGGCAGCTGAGCTGAAGGGACCCAACCCCTGTGTGACGGAGGCCGACGAGGAGGGATGGATGCTCGTCAACCTGCCTG AGGGAGCCACAGCGGAGGCCAGCCCGATGGAGGACCTGCTCATCGAGCACCCCAGCATGTCTGTGTACGTCTCCCCGAGCAACTTCTCCATGGTCTCCAACAACAACCTGTCTTTGGTGGGAGAGGAAAGCATTGTCGGCCTGGCGAGCAGCGTGAG CAGAGTGGCAGAACCAGCCGCTGCCGCTGCCACCCGCAGCACGATGCCCACCAGGGTGACCCGTGGAGCAGCTGCCCAGGCCGGAGCTCTGGCCAAGGTCACCCAAGTGGCCAGGGTCCAGCGTAGCAAAGCCCGCATCGAGCGACGCCATCTGGGCCGCAACCGCATCCAACGCCAAAACCGCACCAGGGAGCAGGTCCCTCGCCACGCAAACCACGCCAGAAACACCTTCCTTCACCAGCCCACCAAGCGCAACATCTGCCACTAA
- the LOC119489602 gene encoding tumor protein p53-inducible nuclear protein 2 isoform X2, with product MFQRLSNLLFGEVEEVAAELKGPNPCVTEADEEGWMLVNLPESGYMMQAEDETGAPPIAQSFPDSNQSNHQVTRTRTECPAPIPHPPHKRRRTHKGRARGAVAPSDPLSCPSASPSDLGAITPVTPPRRARLSTPSSTPSMSPGSGKGATAEASPMEDLLIEHPSMSVYVSPSNFSMVSNNNLSLVGEESIVGLASSVSRVAEPAAAAATRSTMPTRVTRGAAAQAGALAKVTQVARVQRSKARIERRHLGRNRIQRQNRTREQVPRHANHARNTFLHQPTKRNICH from the exons ATGTTTCAGCGTCTGAGCAACCTTTTGTTTGGGGAGGTAGAAGAGGTGGCAGCTGAGCTGAAGGGACCCAACCCCTGTGTGACGGAGGCCGACGAGGAGGGATGGATGCTCGTCAACCTGCCTG AATCTGGCTACATGATGCAGGCGGAGGATGAGACGGGAGCCCCACCGATTGCACAATCATTTCCAGACAGTAACCAATCAAATCATCAAGTCACACGTACAAGGACTGAATGTCCAGCCCCCATTCCTCACCCGCCTCACAAGCGCCGTAGGACACATAAAGGTCGGGCACGAGGTGCAGTAGCACCATCAGACCCCCTGTCTTGTCCGAGCGCTAGCCCGTCAGACTTGGGTGCTATTACACCCGTGACCCCGCCGAGACGGGCCAGACTGTCCACGCCCTCCTCCACCCCGTCGATGTCCCCTGGCTCTGGAA AGGGAGCCACAGCGGAGGCCAGCCCGATGGAGGACCTGCTCATCGAGCACCCCAGCATGTCTGTGTACGTCTCCCCGAGCAACTTCTCCATGGTCTCCAACAACAACCTGTCTTTGGTGGGAGAGGAAAGCATTGTCGGCCTGGCGAGCAGCGTGAG CAGAGTGGCAGAACCAGCCGCTGCCGCTGCCACCCGCAGCACGATGCCCACCAGGGTGACCCGTGGAGCAGCTGCCCAGGCCGGAGCTCTGGCCAAGGTCACCCAAGTGGCCAGGGTCCAGCGTAGCAAAGCCCGCATCGAGCGACGCCATCTGGGCCGCAACCGCATCCAACGCCAAAACCGCACCAGGGAGCAGGTCCCTCGCCACGCAAACCACGCCAGAAACACCTTCCTTCACCAGCCCACCAAGCGCAACATCTGCCACTAA
- the LOC119489602 gene encoding tumor protein p53-inducible nuclear protein 2 isoform X1 translates to MFQRLSNLLFGEVEEVAAELKGPNPCVTEADEEGWMLVNLPEESGYMMQAEDETGAPPIAQSFPDSNQSNHQVTRTRTECPAPIPHPPHKRRRTHKGRARGAVAPSDPLSCPSASPSDLGAITPVTPPRRARLSTPSSTPSMSPGSGKGATAEASPMEDLLIEHPSMSVYVSPSNFSMVSNNNLSLVGEESIVGLASSVSRVAEPAAAAATRSTMPTRVTRGAAAQAGALAKVTQVARVQRSKARIERRHLGRNRIQRQNRTREQVPRHANHARNTFLHQPTKRNICH, encoded by the exons ATGTTTCAGCGTCTGAGCAACCTTTTGTTTGGGGAGGTAGAAGAGGTGGCAGCTGAGCTGAAGGGACCCAACCCCTGTGTGACGGAGGCCGACGAGGAGGGATGGATGCTCGTCAACCTGCCTG AAGAATCTGGCTACATGATGCAGGCGGAGGATGAGACGGGAGCCCCACCGATTGCACAATCATTTCCAGACAGTAACCAATCAAATCATCAAGTCACACGTACAAGGACTGAATGTCCAGCCCCCATTCCTCACCCGCCTCACAAGCGCCGTAGGACACATAAAGGTCGGGCACGAGGTGCAGTAGCACCATCAGACCCCCTGTCTTGTCCGAGCGCTAGCCCGTCAGACTTGGGTGCTATTACACCCGTGACCCCGCCGAGACGGGCCAGACTGTCCACGCCCTCCTCCACCCCGTCGATGTCCCCTGGCTCTGGAA AGGGAGCCACAGCGGAGGCCAGCCCGATGGAGGACCTGCTCATCGAGCACCCCAGCATGTCTGTGTACGTCTCCCCGAGCAACTTCTCCATGGTCTCCAACAACAACCTGTCTTTGGTGGGAGAGGAAAGCATTGTCGGCCTGGCGAGCAGCGTGAG CAGAGTGGCAGAACCAGCCGCTGCCGCTGCCACCCGCAGCACGATGCCCACCAGGGTGACCCGTGGAGCAGCTGCCCAGGCCGGAGCTCTGGCCAAGGTCACCCAAGTGGCCAGGGTCCAGCGTAGCAAAGCCCGCATCGAGCGACGCCATCTGGGCCGCAACCGCATCCAACGCCAAAACCGCACCAGGGAGCAGGTCCCTCGCCACGCAAACCACGCCAGAAACACCTTCCTTCACCAGCCCACCAAGCGCAACATCTGCCACTAA